A single region of the Ochotona princeps isolate mOchPri1 chromosome 10, mOchPri1.hap1, whole genome shotgun sequence genome encodes:
- the SDE2 gene encoding splicing regulator SDE2 codes for MAEAVVLVWVRGPGFGCRTVQCRSTQCSVQDFIHRLCQDRDVPVEYFYVKCNGTLVNARDTVQHGAVYSLEPRLCGGKGGFGSMLRALGAQIEKTTNREACRDLSGRRLRDVNHEKAMAEWVKQQAEREAEKEQKRLGRLQRKLAEPKHCFTSPDYQQQCHEMAERLEDSVLKGMQAASSKLVSAEIGENRKRFNQSKAERGASAKKRKCFWSGLEGLVAAEGSSSGSSDDDSEEEPSTSTVGACAPKDSSDVEMADAFPSGSQGARVLSTDFASPEKPQIVGPDSGQIASGDLRVELGEAPVQVHVEREMAAETQESLERKETETQEPTEGQMARAGSDTETKETTEGIRAVTGTPGEDQENVAAANLEESQLANKVLGPETLDLLAFSSAAELESLGLEKLKSELMALGLKCGGTLQERASRLFAVRGLAREHIDPALFAKPVKAKKK; via the exons ATGGCGGAGGCTGTGGTGCTGGTGTGGGTTCGTGGCCCCGGCTTCGGGTGCAGGACGGTGCAGTGTCGTTCGACTCAGTGCTCCGTGCAGGATTTCATCCACCGACTCTGCCAAGATCGG GATGTTCCAGTGGAATACTTCTATGTAAAATGCAACGGGACACTGGTAAATGCCCGCGACACAGTGCAGCATGGAGCTGTGTACAGTCTGGAACCCAGACTGTGTGGAGGAAAAGGAG GTTTTGGATCCATGCTTCGAGCACTTGGGGCTCAGATTGAGAAGACCACCAATCGGGAAGCTTGCCGGGACCTCAGTGGGAGGAGGTTACGAGATGTGAACCATGAAAAAGC GATGGCGGAATGGGTGAAACAGCAGGCCGAGCGGGAGGCTGAGAAGGAGCAGAAGCGCCTGGGACGACTGCAGCGGAAGCTCGCCGAGCCCAAGCACTGCTTCACCAGCCCCGACTACCAGCAGCAGTGCCATGAGATGGCCGAGCGGCTGGAGGACTCGGTGCTCAAAG GTATGCAGGCTGCTTCGAGCAAGTTGGTGTCAGCAGAAATCGGCGAGAATCGGAAACGGTTTAACCAGTCAAAGGCAGAGCGAGGAGCCAgtgcaaagaaaaggaaatgctttTG GTCGGGCTTGGAGGGACTAGTGGCCGCAGAGGGGTCCAGCTCCGGGAGCTCTGATGATGACAGTGAAGAAGAACCTAGTACCTCTACAGTGGGTGCCTGCGCTCCAAAAGATAGCAGTGATGTTGAGATGGCAGATGCATTTCCCAGTGGTTCTCAGGGGGCAAGAGTGTTGAGTACAGACTTTGCATCCCCAGAGAAACCACAGATCGTGGGGCCTGACTCTGGGCAGATTGCCTCAGGAGACTTGCGTGTTgagctgggagaggctcctgtcCAGGTGCACGTGGAAAGGGAAATGGCTGCTGAAACCCAGGAGTCCCtggaaagaaaggagacagagactcAGGAGCCCACAGAAGGGCAGATGGCTAGGGCTGGCTCAGACACAGAGACAAAAGAAACGACTGAAGGGATCAGAGCTGTCACAGGAACACCTGGAGAAGATCAAGAAAATGTTGCCGCTGCCAACCTGGAAGAAAGCCAGTTGGCAAACAAG gtTCTTGGCCCAGAAACCCTGGATTTGTTGGCGTTCAGCTCTGCGGCAGAACTGGAGTCGCTGGGGTTGGAGAAGCTCAAGAGTGAGCTGATGGCCCTGGGCCTGAAGTGCGGGGGCACGCTGCAGGAGCGAGCCTCCAGGCTCTTCGCTGTCAGAGGCCTGGCCCGGGAGCACATTGACCCGGCTCTGTTTGCCAAGCCTGtgaaagcaaagaagaaatga